A genomic segment from Rickettsia endosymbiont of Lasioglossum villosulum encodes:
- a CDS encoding lysophospholipid acyltransferase family protein codes for MRKAFKKFLKRNKFVLSLITILLYWYLRFVYFTSKQKFIFYDNGNKEKFLNEQGVIFAFWHNMLALSPAMFKGMPDIYALISPHLDGKILNDLVDKFGCKVIVGSSNKNPLGALRSIIEKLSQGANVIITPDGPKGPVYKVNSGITEIAYKYNKKLIPVVSTTSRCFRLKSWDKLIIPLPFGTIKVIIGSPLELTDNKVQNHMNLEKYLVNLTENLIK; via the coding sequence ATGCGTAAAGCTTTTAAAAAATTTTTAAAACGTAATAAATTTGTCCTTAGTTTAATTACTATTTTACTATATTGGTATTTGCGGTTTGTTTATTTTACTTCAAAGCAAAAATTTATATTTTATGATAATGGCAATAAGGAAAAGTTTTTAAATGAGCAAGGCGTAATTTTTGCATTTTGGCATAATATGCTTGCATTAAGTCCTGCTATGTTTAAAGGAATGCCAGATATCTACGCATTAATATCTCCCCATTTAGACGGTAAGATTTTAAATGATTTAGTCGATAAATTTGGCTGCAAAGTTATAGTCGGTTCTAGCAATAAAAATCCACTTGGAGCATTACGGAGTATTATCGAAAAGCTTTCTCAAGGTGCAAATGTAATAATTACGCCTGATGGTCCTAAAGGTCCTGTATATAAAGTAAATAGCGGAATTACTGAAATTGCTTATAAATACAATAAAAAATTAATTCCGGTAGTTAGTACTACTTCTAGATGTTTTAGATTAAAAAGCTGGGATAAGTTGATAATCCCTTTGCCATTTGGTACGATTAAAGTAATAATAGGGTCACCTTTAGAGCTGACCGACAATAAAGTACAAAATCATATGAATCTTGAAAAATATTTAGTTAATTTAACTGAGAACTTAATAAAATGA
- the waaA gene encoding lipid IV(A) 3-deoxy-D-manno-octulosonic acid transferase, which yields MMRLYYFLSFLLLPIYFVIIFIRLLIGKEDIKRVKERFAIGKHRQDNGFLIWIHAASVGESMIALNLVDNISKHFPEVRFLVTSWTQSSAKILSTKLPKIATHQLLPIDNIIFTKIFLNNWKPDLGIFIESELWPGTINEAAKQCKLLLVNARMSDKSFKSWKKRKGFFQLIVKNFSEVIVQSERDLQKFNELRISNTTNLGNIKFANEKLPVNQEELVKLSEHLKNKQIIVFASTHPEDEEIILPIIKNLKKQVTDCYIILIPRHPERVKSILDNCIAQDLSANAKSQNDLPILTDDLYIVDRFGEMGLFFSIASISFIGGSFKQGGHNILEAAHFSNCIIFGPDMSKNTDIAKGVLQSKAAIQIKSGEELLNMLEYLLDPNNSRELKNYQENSLKFVEENQKILDKYLQIITKFFP from the coding sequence ATGATGCGTTTATATTACTTTTTAAGTTTTTTGTTATTACCTATTTATTTTGTTATAATTTTCATTCGCTTATTAATAGGCAAAGAAGACATAAAGCGTGTTAAGGAGCGTTTTGCGATTGGTAAACACAGGCAAGATAATGGATTTTTAATTTGGATTCATGCGGCTAGCGTCGGCGAATCTATGATTGCTTTAAATTTAGTTGATAATATAAGCAAACATTTTCCTGAAGTCCGTTTTTTAGTCACTTCTTGGACACAATCTTCTGCTAAAATATTAAGCACTAAATTACCTAAAATAGCTACTCACCAATTGCTTCCGATAGATAATATTATTTTTACCAAAATTTTTCTAAATAATTGGAAGCCTGATTTAGGTATTTTCATAGAATCGGAATTATGGCCAGGTACTATTAATGAAGCAGCAAAGCAGTGTAAATTATTGCTTGTGAATGCCCGCATGTCTGATAAATCCTTTAAATCTTGGAAGAAAAGAAAAGGCTTTTTTCAGCTCATTGTTAAAAATTTTAGCGAAGTTATTGTGCAAAGTGAGCGTGATTTACAGAAATTTAATGAGCTTAGAATATCAAACACAACTAATTTAGGAAATATCAAATTTGCTAATGAAAAGCTTCCAGTTAATCAAGAAGAGCTTGTAAAGCTAAGTGAACATCTAAAAAATAAGCAAATTATCGTATTTGCTAGCACCCATCCGGAAGATGAGGAGATCATTTTACCTATTATAAAAAACTTAAAAAAACAAGTTACAGATTGTTATATTATCTTAATCCCAAGACATCCCGAGCGAGTTAAATCAATTCTTGATAACTGTATAGCACAAGATTTATCAGCTAATGCCAAATCACAAAATGACTTACCGATTTTAACCGATGATCTTTATATAGTTGATAGATTCGGTGAAATGGGTTTATTTTTCTCTATAGCATCAATTTCATTTATTGGCGGCTCTTTCAAACAAGGCGGACATAATATTTTAGAAGCGGCACATTTCTCTAATTGTATTATCTTTGGTCCTGATATGAGTAAAAACACTGATATTGCTAAAGGCGTGTTGCAAAGTAAAGCAGCTATTCAAATTAAAAGCGGTGAAGAGTTATTAAATATGCTGGAATATTTGCTTGATCCTAATAATTCTAGAGAATTAAAAAACTATCAAGAAAATTCACTAAAATTTGTTGAAGAAAACCAGAAAATACTTGATAAATATCTTCAAATAATTACAAAATTTTTCCCATAA
- a CDS encoding ribose-phosphate pyrophosphokinase encodes MKIIAGSNNKLLATRLAITLNIKYIEPKITYFSDSEIKLEIQEPLHNEDIIIVQSTSKPVNDRLIELFLLIDTAKKAGANKIILVMPYFGYARQDKASNQAAMPAQLIANFLEKLGVTHLITIDLHSDKIEKLFNIPISNVKPINLYLPFLQNYKNCIIVAPDKGSTNKVETIGNLLNIDLAYITKERDINNSCNMVEITGNVEGKNCILIDDIIDSGETIYKAANFLKQHGALSVNAFITHAVLSKNYDIALLDRIFVTDTIETDDLSSKFHIIPILPILVKELKNII; translated from the coding sequence ATGAAAATAATAGCCGGCAGTAATAATAAGCTACTTGCAACTCGTTTAGCTATAACATTAAATATCAAATATATTGAACCTAAAATCACTTATTTTAGTGACTCAGAAATAAAATTAGAAATTCAAGAACCGCTACATAATGAAGATATCATCATAGTACAATCCACTTCAAAACCTGTTAATGATCGTTTAATTGAGCTATTTTTACTTATAGATACTGCAAAAAAAGCAGGAGCAAATAAAATAATTTTAGTAATGCCTTATTTTGGTTATGCAAGGCAGGATAAAGCATCAAATCAAGCTGCTATGCCAGCACAATTAATAGCTAATTTTCTAGAAAAATTAGGAGTAACTCACTTAATTACCATCGATTTGCATTCTGATAAAATAGAAAAACTTTTCAACATCCCTATTTCTAACGTCAAACCTATCAACTTATATTTACCATTTTTACAAAATTATAAAAATTGTATTATAGTTGCCCCTGATAAAGGAAGCACAAATAAGGTAGAAACCATTGGAAACTTGTTAAACATAGATTTAGCCTATATAACCAAAGAAAGAGATATTAATAATAGCTGCAATATGGTAGAAATAACAGGGAATGTTGAGGGCAAAAATTGTATATTAATTGATGATATTATAGATAGCGGTGAAACTATTTATAAAGCTGCTAATTTTTTAAAGCAGCATGGAGCTTTATCGGTAAATGCTTTTATTACGCATGCTGTACTTTCAAAAAATTATGATATCGCATTATTGGATCGTATTTTTGTTACTGATACTATAGAAACAGATGACTTATCTTCTAAATTTCATATAATACCTATATTGCCTATCTTAGTAAAAGAGTTAAAAAATATAATATGA
- a CDS encoding alanine racemase, with amino-acid sequence MSLCTLEINLSAIKANYHLLKNICENALVGAAVKANSYGLGAIEISKTLLEENCRYFFVASSNEGISLRKAIGNEVNILILNGVFEHDALELIEYNLMPVLNNLNQIKIWQKFSSLKNQLLSCYLHFNTGINRLGLNHNEIEQLINNRDLLKGLNVEHIISHLSASEDSDNPYNLEQLNKFKAYLEYFPNAKASLANSGGIFLGKDYHFNLVRPGAALYGLNPLGSNKPNPMQNPVTLKAPIIHLQNLTYGSRIGYNMTFTTKRDSLIATLPFGYADGFSRNFSNQGTVFINSRNVPIIGRISMDLVNIDVTDLPPSDIFLGQEVEIIGNNCTPDKIADIIGTIGYEILTSLGNRYKRIYT; translated from the coding sequence ATGAGTTTATGCACTCTTGAAATAAATTTGTCAGCTATAAAAGCTAATTATCATTTATTAAAAAATATTTGTGAAAATGCTCTGGTCGGGGCGGCAGTTAAAGCCAACTCTTATGGACTCGGTGCAATAGAAATTTCTAAAACCTTACTAGAAGAAAATTGCCGATATTTTTTTGTTGCCTCAAGTAATGAGGGAATTAGTTTGCGTAAAGCTATAGGCAATGAAGTAAATATTCTTATTCTTAATGGCGTATTTGAACATGATGCTTTAGAACTTATAGAATATAATTTAATGCCTGTTTTAAATAACTTAAACCAAATCAAGATTTGGCAAAAATTTAGTAGTCTAAAAAATCAATTACTATCTTGCTACCTGCATTTTAATACTGGTATTAATCGCCTTGGGCTAAACCATAATGAGATAGAACAGCTAATTAATAATCGTGATTTATTAAAGGGTTTGAATGTGGAACATATCATAAGCCACTTATCAGCTTCTGAGGATAGCGATAACCCTTATAATTTAGAACAACTAAACAAATTTAAAGCTTATTTGGAATATTTCCCAAATGCTAAAGCAAGTCTTGCTAACTCCGGCGGTATATTTTTAGGGAAAGATTATCATTTTAATTTAGTAAGACCTGGTGCTGCTTTATATGGTTTAAATCCTTTAGGCAGTAACAAACCGAATCCGATGCAAAACCCTGTAACCTTAAAAGCACCTATAATTCACTTACAAAATTTGACATATGGGAGTCGTATCGGCTATAATATGACTTTTACAACCAAGCGTGATAGCTTAATTGCAACTCTGCCTTTTGGCTATGCTGATGGGTTTAGTCGTAATTTTAGTAATCAAGGTACCGTATTTATTAATAGTCGTAACGTCCCAATAATAGGACGAATATCAATGGATTTAGTCAATATTGATGTTACCGATCTACCACCTTCAGATATTTTTCTAGGACAAGAAGTAGAAATTATTGGAAATAATTGCACTCCTGATAAAATAGCAGATATTATAGGTACTATAGGATATGAGATATTAACTAGCCTTGGTAATAGATATAAAAGAATTTATACTTGA
- a CDS encoding ABC transporter permease — MLLNIANSIGKRTIRLAQSIGKFSIFSLAAITSIIRPPLYFSLIIKQLLFIGFYSLPVVAMTTFFSGAVLALQSYTGFSRFSAESSITTVVVLSLTRELGPVLAGLMVAGRVGASIAAEIGTMRVTEQVDALYTLSTDSIKYLVFPRVIAAIITMPCLVLIGDVIGVMGGYLVGVYKLDFNSSTYLTSTFQYLEPIDVISGLVKAGVFGFIISIISCYSGYYSGKGAKGVGRATTSAVVNSSILILISNYLITELFFKV, encoded by the coding sequence ATGTTATTAAATATAGCTAATTCTATTGGTAAACGTACCATAAGACTAGCACAAAGTATCGGCAAATTTTCTATATTTAGCTTAGCTGCCATTACTAGCATTATAAGACCACCTTTATATTTTAGTTTAATTATCAAACAATTATTATTTATCGGCTTTTATTCTTTACCTGTTGTCGCCATGACTACCTTTTTCTCAGGGGCAGTATTGGCATTACAGAGTTATACAGGATTTTCTCGCTTTTCTGCTGAAAGTTCTATCACAACTGTAGTGGTGCTATCCTTAACTAGGGAACTCGGACCAGTGCTTGCGGGGTTAATGGTAGCAGGAAGAGTAGGAGCATCAATTGCAGCGGAAATAGGTACTATGAGAGTTACAGAACAAGTAGATGCTTTATATACCTTATCTACTGATTCTATTAAATATCTCGTTTTTCCAAGAGTAATTGCAGCTATTATTACTATGCCTTGTCTAGTTCTAATCGGCGATGTAATCGGGGTTATGGGAGGTTACTTAGTTGGCGTATATAAGCTTGACTTTAACAGTAGCACTTATTTGACTAGCACTTTTCAATATTTAGAGCCAATAGATGTAATATCTGGTCTTGTTAAAGCTGGCGTTTTCGGCTTTATTATTTCTATAATAAGCTGCTATAGTGGTTATTATTCAGGTAAAGGAGCTAAAGGTGTTGGACGAGCTACTACTTCTGCGGTAGTAAATTCTTCCATTTTAATCCTAATTAGTAACTACTTAATAACCGAATTATTTTTTAAAGTATAA
- a CDS encoding ABC transporter ATP-binding protein, with product MSVEEIKIKIRSLYKSFNSHKVLDGIDLDVKKGSSLVILGGSGSGKSVLIKNIVGLIKPDQGQIFIDGAEIQNISSKKRFEIMKDIGFLFQGGALFDSLNVRDNITFDTNKLSKKEKNDLAGAKLDSVGLSPRILDLYPSELSGGMQKRVALARAICSTPSILFLDEPTTGLDPIMANVINELIIKIQEELGATTITITHDMISAEKIAKEIAMIYQGKIKWYGSKDEMRNSNNPYLKQFINGLTTGPIEV from the coding sequence ATGAGTGTAGAAGAAATAAAAATTAAAATTCGGTCATTATATAAATCTTTCAATAGTCATAAAGTATTAGATGGAATAGATTTAGATGTAAAAAAAGGTAGTTCTTTAGTCATTTTAGGCGGTTCAGGTAGCGGTAAGTCAGTCCTAATTAAAAATATAGTAGGGTTAATTAAACCTGATCAAGGTCAAATCTTTATTGATGGTGCAGAAATTCAAAATATCTCAAGCAAAAAAAGATTTGAGATTATGAAAGATATCGGATTTTTATTCCAAGGCGGAGCTCTTTTTGATTCTTTAAATGTACGTGATAATATTACTTTTGATACTAACAAATTATCTAAAAAAGAGAAGAACGATCTTGCAGGAGCAAAACTTGACTCAGTAGGTTTATCCCCTAGAATTCTTGACCTATATCCATCAGAATTATCAGGAGGTATGCAAAAAAGAGTAGCACTTGCACGAGCAATTTGTAGCACTCCATCGATTTTATTTCTTGATGAGCCAACAACTGGGCTTGATCCTATAATGGCTAATGTTATTAATGAGCTGATTATAAAAATCCAAGAGGAGTTAGGGGCAACTACAATCACTATAACTCATGATATGATTAGTGCCGAAAAAATAGCTAAAGAAATAGCTATGATTTATCAAGGAAAAATTAAGTGGTATGGTAGTAAAGATGAAATGCGTAATAGTAATAATCCTTACTTAAAGCAGTTCATAAATGGCTTAACTACCGGTCCTATTGAGGTATAA
- a CDS encoding DUF5510 family protein — protein MFKNLLFILTILSISFNVYAINNRAYTTSDIVKIAIVLGIVALIFSPAKFRIIVIGTALGLTLAYYTYKYIVPIFISSLNGP, from the coding sequence ATGTTTAAAAATTTATTATTTATACTAACGATTTTAAGTATAAGTTTTAATGTTTATGCCATAAATAATAGAGCTTATACGACATCAGATATAGTAAAAATAGCGATCGTTCTTGGAATTGTTGCTTTAATTTTTAGCCCTGCAAAATTTCGTATTATAGTTATTGGTACGGCTCTAGGTCTAACTCTTGCATATTATACCTATAAATATATAGTACCTATCTTTATTTCTTCATTAAACGGTCCTTGA
- a CDS encoding tRNA-binding protein translates to MITYKEFENVELRSGTITKVEEFPRAKKPAFKVWADFGAEIGTLQTSAQITKHYTSQELIGKSIVGCVNLGEKNIAGFLSQFLLVGFPDSNNDICLVTIEPKVPNGQKLC, encoded by the coding sequence ATGATAACCTACAAAGAATTTGAGAATGTTGAGTTACGTTCAGGGACAATTACCAAAGTAGAAGAGTTTCCAAGAGCCAAAAAGCCGGCATTTAAAGTTTGGGCAGATTTTGGTGCAGAAATTGGAACTTTGCAAACATCCGCACAAATAACAAAACATTATACCTCTCAAGAATTAATAGGCAAATCCATAGTCGGCTGTGTAAATTTAGGAGAAAAGAATATAGCCGGCTTCTTGTCTCAGTTTTTATTAGTAGGATTTCCTGATTCTAATAATGATATATGTTTAGTTACAATTGAGCCTAAAGTACCTAACGGTCAAAAATTGTGTTGA
- the kdsA gene encoding 3-deoxy-8-phosphooctulonate synthase, producing the protein MQKIIKLKDLKIGNDLPFTLIAGPCQIEGLDHALFMAEELVKLTTKLNIPFIYKSSFDKANRTSINGARGLGIDKGLEVLAEVKRAFNCPIVTDVHSENQCAEVAKIVDMLQIPAFLCRQTDLLQAAAATGKIVNVKKGQFLAPWDMKNVHKKLESFGAKDILLTERGTCFGYNNLVSDMRGFAIMAELNTPVIFDATHSVQQPGGLGGSTGGERKYVELLAKAAVAVGVAGLYMEVHQDPDNAPSDGPCMIRLDNLERVLTKLKKYDEITKEKQ; encoded by the coding sequence ATGCAAAAAATAATAAAGTTAAAAGATTTAAAAATAGGCAATGATCTACCTTTTACTCTGATTGCAGGACCTTGTCAAATTGAGGGGCTAGATCACGCTTTGTTTATGGCAGAAGAGCTTGTTAAATTAACTACTAAACTTAATATTCCATTTATATATAAGTCTTCTTTTGATAAAGCTAATAGAACTTCTATAAACGGTGCTAGAGGTCTTGGAATTGATAAAGGATTGGAAGTTTTAGCAGAAGTAAAAAGAGCATTTAACTGCCCTATAGTTACTGATGTTCATAGTGAAAATCAATGTGCTGAGGTAGCTAAAATAGTTGACATGTTACAAATCCCAGCGTTTTTGTGCAGACAAACAGATTTACTTCAGGCTGCAGCTGCAACCGGAAAAATAGTAAATGTTAAGAAAGGGCAGTTTCTAGCTCCTTGGGATATGAAAAATGTACACAAGAAGTTAGAATCATTTGGAGCAAAAGATATATTGTTAACTGAACGTGGTACATGTTTTGGTTATAATAATTTAGTATCAGATATGCGTGGTTTTGCAATAATGGCTGAGCTAAATACTCCTGTAATTTTTGATGCTACTCACTCCGTGCAGCAACCTGGTGGGCTTGGAGGAAGCACTGGAGGAGAGCGTAAATATGTAGAATTACTTGCAAAAGCTGCAGTTGCAGTAGGTGTTGCTGGTCTTTATATGGAAGTACATCAGGATCCGGATAATGCTCCAAGTGATGGTCCATGCATGATTAGGTTAGATAATTTAGAGCGTGTCCTTACAAAGCTCAAAAAATATGATGAAATTACTAAAGAAAAACAGTAA
- the secG gene encoding preprotein translocase subunit SecG: MLDILLFVHITIAILLIIVILMQRSGSDGISSISGGGNMGVISAKTANNFLTKSTVILASLFLINAIILANLSSQKKPDLVSKINEIEENQVDNSLPIAK; this comes from the coding sequence ATGTTAGACATACTTCTTTTTGTACATATTACTATCGCAATATTATTAATTATAGTTATTCTAATGCAACGTAGTGGTTCAGATGGAATTAGCAGTATAAGCGGTGGGGGAAATATGGGAGTAATAAGTGCTAAGACAGCAAATAATTTTCTTACTAAAAGCACTGTAATACTTGCGTCATTATTTTTAATAAATGCAATAATACTTGCTAATCTTTCTTCTCAGAAGAAACCAGATTTAGTATCTAAAATCAATGAAATTGAAGAAAATCAAGTAGATAATAGTCTGCCTATAGCTAAATAA
- a CDS encoding DUF2672 domain-containing protein, giving the protein MSLTQTLIVLFIGLFVIKPDDIPMLINQIKKIKSYFSNVASSEVEQLNFYIQKIISIEGYYDGDYNGDYNLVAIKEKYNKLIKSVINNDLNNINE; this is encoded by the coding sequence ATGTCACTAACACAAACATTAATAGTGTTATTTATAGGATTGTTTGTAATAAAACCTGATGATATTCCTATGCTTATCAATCAAATAAAAAAAATTAAATCTTATTTTAGTAATGTTGCTTCATCAGAAGTGGAACAATTAAATTTCTATATACAAAAAATTATTAGCATAGAGGGGTACTATGATGGTGACTATAATGGTGACTATAATTTAGTTGCAATAAAAGAAAAGTATAATAAATTAATCAAATCAGTTATAAATAATGATTTAAATAATATCAATGAATAG
- the ettA gene encoding energy-dependent translational throttle protein EttA: MSSQYIYEINGLSKTINGKKILKETNLSFLPSAKIGIIGPNGVGKSTLLKIMAGIDKEFDGKAMAALNIKVGYLPQEPYLNPNKNVFDNIMEGLHEKKKLIDEFNEISNKLATEITDEEMNQLFDKQAELQEKIDNCDAWDLEREIEIAMLALRCPSKEANINEISGGEKRRVALCKLLLEKPDMLLLDEPTNHLDTESVSWLENYLKKYKGTVIVITHDRYFLDNVTEWILEIDRGHCVPWKSNYSSWLEQKQEKLALESKEEDERKKQLNRELEWIRQAPKARQSKSKARITAYQELLNKQQEQKSDPTQIIVPNGPRLGDLVIEAEHIAKKYNDKTLLSDFSFKVPRGAIVGIIGPNGAGKTTLFNIITGKVKPDKGSIKIGSTVKLGYVDQSRDHLDGNKTVWEEIAEGLDELQLGSRIVKSRAYCAAFNFRGGDQQKKVGQLSGGERNRVHLAKLLKEGANVILLDEPSNDLDIDTLRALEDAILDFAGCVLVISHDRWFLDRIATHIIAYDIKGNATWFEGNYQDYHEYMLKINGENTLNPKYKHKKLI, translated from the coding sequence ATGTCATCTCAATATATTTATGAAATAAATGGTTTAAGTAAAACTATAAACGGTAAGAAAATTTTAAAAGAAACAAATTTATCTTTTTTACCAAGTGCTAAAATTGGAATAATAGGACCAAATGGAGTAGGTAAATCTACTTTATTAAAAATTATGGCAGGTATAGATAAGGAATTTGATGGTAAAGCAATGGCAGCACTAAATATAAAAGTAGGCTATTTACCTCAAGAACCATATCTTAATCCAAATAAAAATGTATTTGATAATATTATGGAAGGCCTGCATGAGAAAAAAAAGCTTATCGATGAATTTAATGAAATAAGTAATAAGCTGGCTACTGAAATCACTGATGAAGAAATGAATCAACTTTTTGATAAGCAGGCAGAATTACAAGAAAAAATAGATAATTGTGATGCGTGGGATTTAGAGCGAGAAATAGAAATTGCAATGCTAGCATTGCGTTGCCCATCAAAAGAGGCAAATATTAATGAAATTTCTGGTGGAGAAAAAAGAAGAGTTGCTTTGTGTAAACTTCTTTTAGAAAAACCTGATATGTTATTACTTGATGAGCCGACAAATCATTTAGATACAGAATCAGTTTCTTGGCTTGAGAACTATCTTAAAAAATATAAAGGTACTGTAATAGTTATTACACATGATCGCTATTTTTTAGATAATGTTACAGAATGGATATTAGAAATAGATAGAGGTCATTGTGTACCGTGGAAGTCTAATTATAGTTCGTGGTTGGAACAAAAACAAGAAAAATTGGCTCTAGAAAGTAAAGAAGAAGATGAGCGAAAAAAACAATTAAATCGTGAATTAGAATGGATTCGTCAAGCTCCAAAGGCTAGACAATCAAAAAGCAAAGCTCGTATTACAGCATATCAAGAGTTGTTAAACAAACAGCAGGAACAAAAAAGTGATCCTACTCAAATAATTGTACCTAATGGTCCACGTCTTGGTGATTTAGTTATTGAAGCAGAACATATAGCCAAAAAATACAATGATAAAACGCTCTTATCGGATTTTAGTTTTAAAGTTCCACGTGGAGCGATTGTAGGGATAATTGGACCAAATGGTGCAGGGAAAACTACATTATTTAATATTATTACAGGTAAAGTAAAACCTGATAAAGGCTCTATTAAAATTGGTTCAACAGTAAAATTAGGATATGTTGACCAATCGCGTGATCATTTAGATGGTAATAAAACTGTTTGGGAAGAAATTGCAGAAGGATTAGATGAATTACAGCTTGGTAGCAGAATAGTTAAAAGTAGAGCGTATTGTGCAGCTTTTAACTTTAGGGGAGGTGATCAGCAAAAAAAAGTTGGGCAACTTTCTGGAGGAGAGCGTAATAGGGTGCATTTAGCGAAGTTATTAAAAGAAGGAGCAAATGTTATATTATTAGATGAACCATCTAATGACTTAGATATTGATACGTTAAGAGCTCTTGAAGATGCAATTTTAGATTTTGCAGGTTGTGTATTAGTAATTAGTCATGACAGATGGTTTTTAGATAGGATAGCTACTCACATTATTGCATATGATATAAAAGGCAATGCCACTTGGTTTGAAGGAAATTATCAGGATTATCACGAGTATATGTTAAAAATAAATGGAGAAAATACTTTAAATCCAAAATATAAGCATAAAAAATTAATTTAA
- a CDS encoding ParB/RepB/Spo0J family partition protein: MMKNKGLGRGLSSLLGEEVISTEKESLEIVQIINIDRIKPNENQPRKHFEYDKIKELSDSILNNGLLQPIIIDNSFQIIAGERRWRACKLAKISEIPVIIKNLDAKESMEIALIENIQRSDLTVMEEARGFKYLVENFNYTAEKLAERLGKSRSHIANLLRLNNLPQSIQNKLDENILSMGHARCLINHEHAEVIANYVIDNDLNVRQTEELVRQWSQNEYTKYPDNNRIGKQLFKEKTEDNDLQALVKILSEKFNIKVTIENYSLGGKLIFHYKDLKELDKILLELS, encoded by the coding sequence ATAATGAAAAATAAAGGGTTAGGTAGAGGCTTGTCTTCATTATTAGGTGAAGAGGTTATATCTACAGAAAAAGAAAGTTTAGAAATAGTACAAATTATAAATATTGATAGAATAAAACCAAATGAAAATCAGCCTAGAAAACATTTTGAATATGATAAAATAAAAGAATTATCAGATTCTATATTAAATAATGGTTTACTTCAGCCTATTATTATTGATAATAGTTTTCAAATTATAGCAGGTGAAAGACGCTGGCGTGCATGTAAATTAGCAAAGATTTCTGAGATACCGGTAATTATAAAAAATTTAGATGCTAAAGAGAGTATGGAAATAGCATTAATTGAGAATATACAAAGATCGGATTTAACAGTCATGGAAGAAGCTCGTGGCTTTAAATATTTAGTAGAAAATTTTAATTATACAGCAGAAAAATTAGCAGAAAGACTTGGTAAAAGCCGTAGTCATATAGCTAATTTACTAAGGCTCAATAATTTACCACAATCTATTCAAAATAAATTAGATGAAAATATACTTAGTATGGGACATGCTAGATGCTTAATAAATCATGAGCATGCAGAAGTAATAGCAAATTATGTTATAGACAATGATTTGAATGTGCGTCAAACAGAAGAGTTAGTAAGGCAATGGTCTCAAAATGAATATACGAAGTATCCTGATAATAATAGAATAGGAAAACAGCTTTTTAAAGAAAAAACAGAAGATAATGATTTACAAGCATTAGTAAAAATTTTGTCAGAAAAATTTAATATAAAAGTGACAATAGAAAATTATTCTTTAGGAGGAAAGTTAATATTCCATTATAAGGATTTAAAAGAATTAGATAAAATTTTGTTAGAGTTAAGTTAA